One window of Solwaraspora sp. WMMA2056 genomic DNA carries:
- the rlmB gene encoding 23S rRNA (guanosine(2251)-2'-O)-methyltransferase RlmB has protein sequence MPGNSQRRGRRVTSKKGTTQGSGGKNRSSLSGKGRTLPADERPWHKGYSGTEKLPNKTAWKQEKERRAAAAEGRAPKVGVPGTKDTTWGGGGRSRGGPVSGKLTRGGGRSGPRVSPGRKSHPPKDAPELLVGRNPVVEALRANVPGTALYIAQGIDVDERVTELVRAAGDRGIAILEISRAELDRMTGGVLHQGVGLQVPAYAYEPFEDLVAAAAEQPEPLLVALDGVTDPRNLGAVVRSAAAFGAHGVFVPERRAAGITATAWRTSAGAAARMPVSQVVNLTRAVKKCQAEGFVVVGLDADGETDLYDLEAAVGPLVVVVGSEGRGLSRLVGETCDLRVRIPMHSDVESLNASVAAAVTLAEVARRRAVG, from the coding sequence ATGCCCGGCAACTCGCAACGACGTGGCCGGCGGGTCACCTCCAAGAAGGGCACCACCCAGGGCTCCGGCGGCAAGAACCGCTCCAGCCTGTCCGGCAAGGGCCGCACCCTGCCCGCCGACGAACGTCCCTGGCACAAGGGCTACTCCGGCACCGAGAAGCTGCCGAACAAGACCGCCTGGAAGCAGGAGAAGGAGCGCCGGGCGGCGGCCGCCGAGGGCCGGGCACCGAAGGTCGGCGTACCGGGCACGAAGGACACCACCTGGGGCGGCGGCGGCCGCAGCCGGGGCGGCCCGGTCAGCGGCAAGCTGACCCGTGGCGGTGGCCGGTCCGGGCCGAGGGTCTCCCCGGGGCGCAAGTCGCACCCGCCGAAGGACGCCCCGGAGCTGCTGGTCGGGCGGAACCCGGTGGTCGAGGCGCTGCGGGCCAACGTACCGGGCACGGCGCTCTACATCGCCCAGGGCATCGACGTCGACGAGCGGGTGACCGAGCTGGTGCGGGCCGCCGGTGACCGGGGCATCGCGATCCTGGAGATCAGCCGGGCCGAGCTGGACCGGATGACCGGCGGCGTGCTGCACCAGGGCGTCGGGCTGCAGGTGCCGGCGTACGCGTACGAGCCGTTCGAGGATCTGGTCGCGGCGGCGGCCGAGCAGCCGGAGCCGTTGCTGGTGGCGCTGGACGGGGTGACCGATCCGCGTAACCTCGGCGCGGTGGTCCGCTCGGCGGCGGCGTTCGGCGCGCACGGCGTGTTCGTGCCGGAGCGGCGGGCCGCCGGGATCACCGCGACGGCGTGGCGGACCAGCGCCGGCGCGGCCGCCCGGATGCCGGTCAGCCAGGTCGTCAACCTGACCCGCGCGGTGAAGAAGTGCCAGGCGGAGGGGTTCGTCGTGGTCGGCCTGGACGCCGACGGCGAGACCGACCTGTACGACCTGGAGGCCGCCGTCGGCCCGCTGGTCGTGGTGGTCGGCTCGGAGGGTCGCGGCCTGTCGCGGCTCGTCGGCGAGACCTGCGATCTGCGGGTACGCATCCCGATGCACTCCGACGTCGAATCGCTCAACGCCAGTGTCGCCGCCGCCGTCACCCTCGCCGAAGTGGCCCGCCGCCGCGCTGTCGGCTGA
- a CDS encoding HAD family hydrolase translates to MITTVVFDVDETLVDLRPAVTGALRTVLAELRQLTPRAADLTLDDMAEDWDLAFAADPSAPVMSIRRAALARSVARVGLPHELDRITDIFFARRFELSRPYADTLPALSQLRRRYAVGLATNGNSRADRCGLRGQFAFEVYAHVDGLPKKPDQRFYGAVLAAAGATRADRVVYVGDSIAHDVVGPQAAGLRAIWLNRRGESCPPQVCPDAQVTTLAQLPDALADLF, encoded by the coding sequence GTGATTACCACCGTGGTGTTCGACGTCGACGAGACCCTCGTCGACCTGCGGCCCGCGGTCACCGGCGCGCTGCGGACCGTCCTCGCCGAGCTGCGCCAGCTGACCCCCCGCGCCGCCGACCTGACCCTCGACGACATGGCCGAGGACTGGGATCTCGCGTTCGCCGCCGATCCGTCCGCGCCGGTGATGTCGATCCGCCGGGCCGCCCTGGCCCGTTCCGTCGCCCGGGTCGGTCTGCCGCACGAACTGGACCGGATCACCGACATCTTCTTCGCCCGCCGGTTCGAGCTCAGCCGACCGTACGCCGACACGCTGCCCGCCCTGAGCCAGCTGCGCCGCCGGTACGCCGTCGGCCTGGCCACCAACGGCAACAGCCGCGCCGACCGGTGCGGCCTGCGCGGCCAGTTCGCCTTCGAGGTGTACGCGCACGTCGATGGCCTGCCGAAAAAGCCCGACCAGCGGTTCTACGGTGCCGTACTGGCCGCCGCCGGGGCCACCCGTGCCGACCGGGTGGTCTACGTCGGCGACTCGATCGCGCACGACGTGGTCGGCCCGCAGGCGGCCGGGCTGCGGGCGATCTGGCTGAACCGGCGCGGCGAGTCCTGCCCGCCGCAGGTGTGCCCGGACGCCCAGGTCACCACCCTGGCACAGCTGCCCGACGCCCTCGCCGACCTGTTCTGA
- a CDS encoding carbohydrate ABC transporter permease, whose product MTSQAAPYTRRRAGTGVRTVARVAILVAILVVVLYPLIWVVGSSLKSPTEVASNLSVIPQDPTWANYPDGWNYLRNISFGRFFWNSTVIASATVVANAVSCLLAAYAFARLRFRARKVWFAIMIGTLLLPSHVLIVPQYIMFNTFGWIDTPLPLIVPKLLATEAFFVFLMVQFMRGIPRDLDDAAKIDGCSPFGVFRYVIVPLARPALVTTAIFSFIWTWNDFLTQLIYLPSVESYTVPIGLRLFIDSTGQTSLGPMFAMSVLSLLPVFLFFLAFQKMLVQGINTSGLKG is encoded by the coding sequence ATGACATCCCAGGCTGCTCCGTACACCCGACGCCGGGCCGGCACCGGCGTGCGCACCGTCGCCCGGGTGGCGATCCTGGTCGCCATCCTCGTCGTGGTCCTCTACCCGCTGATCTGGGTGGTCGGCTCGTCGCTGAAGTCGCCGACCGAGGTGGCCAGCAACCTGTCGGTCATCCCGCAGGACCCGACCTGGGCCAACTACCCGGACGGCTGGAACTACCTGCGCAACATCTCGTTCGGCCGGTTCTTCTGGAACAGCACGGTGATCGCCAGCGCCACGGTGGTCGCCAACGCGGTCTCCTGCCTGCTGGCGGCGTACGCCTTCGCGCGGCTGCGGTTCCGGGCCCGCAAGGTCTGGTTCGCAATCATGATCGGTACGTTGCTGCTGCCCAGCCACGTGCTGATCGTGCCGCAGTACATCATGTTCAACACGTTCGGCTGGATCGACACCCCACTGCCGTTGATCGTGCCGAAGCTGCTGGCCACCGAGGCGTTCTTCGTCTTCCTGATGGTCCAGTTCATGCGGGGCATCCCCCGTGACCTCGACGACGCCGCCAAGATCGACGGCTGCTCGCCGTTCGGGGTGTTCCGGTACGTCATCGTGCCGCTGGCCCGTCCGGCGCTGGTCACCACGGCGATCTTCTCGTTCATCTGGACCTGGAACGACTTCCTCACCCAGCTGATCTACCTGCCGAGTGTGGAAAGCTACACGGTGCCGATCGGGCTGCGACTGTTCATCGACTCCACCGGGCAGACCTCGCTCGGCCCGATGTTCGCCATGTCCGTGCTCTCCCTGCTGCCGGTCTTCCTTTTCTTCCTGGCGTTCCAGAAAATGCTGGTGCAGGGCATCAACACCAGCGGACTCAAGGGGTGA
- a CDS encoding Hsp70 family protein, whose amino-acid sequence MTGQDGGFALGVDLGTSHTVAVLRWPDGRTRPLLFDGAPLLPSGVFLGDRLYVGRDAQRLAQADPARYEPNPKRRVDEPTVLLGDREVPTVDLLAAVLGAVARAAVEAVGFLPPAALTYPATWGARRRDVLAHAVARAGWPSAGTRLVPEPVAAARYFADVLRRPVPVGQALAVFDFGGGTLDVAVVRNEGVDPAGRARFVVIGSGGLAELGGLDLDAALVEHLGGVLDPQVGRQLAAPATPAQWRNRRQFWDDVRGAKEMLSRSSSAPVAVPGVDRAVHLTRDELERVATPLIRRGVLEAARVIDGCGLGRDQLAGLFLVGGSSRVPLVARLLHSELGVAPTVLEQPELPVAEGALAELAAVASPAPPGPAPAATPAAPGPVSPAAPGLVPPAAPGFVPPAAPGAAAVPPVGVATGRAARSKRLPWLVGAASLALVAVVAATVVYLLRDPARPIEFRAFTPVGEAILVGEDADADFTQLVAGRAYGGYLRDDGRLGVVAIDPATGEKRWDVATTVRSDRWAGLRATPDALIAVADGLSSEPRPVAVLDSDDGRQRWDFAITGDDQLFVFDDVLVWSDVAGAQLVGLDLADGTERWSHANPADQYGDTDTAVYPAVSAVDLTGPAGFDGLSTAPDHGDDRRLAQITATRQVRVFDAASGELLGERPNVAAPADTAMVYAGWLLIAASGSGYRLAAYDLSTTGEAVNLYTPADDQRRLQSMVPCGGVLVCLLESTGFSADTNELVVIDLDERAQRWRVDAAEFDVVVPVGEHVLLRRSATDHLSLLLDASGTEVLRRDGVAVRVDAANLLWFRENPSSYADDVSVAGVPVSAPADLLELGVLGDVVAAACSWDRSVIVCPTDDGFVTHRFVAA is encoded by the coding sequence ATGACAGGGCAGGACGGGGGCTTCGCCCTCGGCGTCGACCTGGGCACCTCGCACACCGTGGCGGTGCTGCGCTGGCCGGACGGTCGGACCCGCCCGCTGCTGTTCGACGGCGCGCCGCTGCTGCCGTCCGGGGTGTTCCTCGGCGACCGGCTGTACGTCGGCCGGGACGCGCAGCGCCTCGCCCAGGCGGACCCGGCCCGGTACGAGCCGAACCCGAAACGCCGGGTCGACGAGCCGACGGTGCTGCTCGGCGACCGGGAGGTGCCCACCGTCGACCTGCTCGCCGCCGTCCTCGGCGCGGTCGCCCGGGCGGCGGTGGAGGCCGTCGGGTTCCTGCCGCCGGCGGCGTTGACGTACCCGGCCACCTGGGGTGCCCGCCGTCGCGACGTTCTGGCCCACGCGGTGGCCCGCGCCGGCTGGCCGTCGGCCGGGACCCGGCTGGTGCCGGAGCCGGTCGCGGCGGCCCGCTACTTCGCCGACGTGCTGCGCCGACCGGTGCCCGTCGGGCAGGCGCTGGCCGTGTTCGACTTCGGCGGCGGAACCCTGGACGTCGCCGTGGTCCGCAACGAGGGGGTGGACCCGGCCGGCCGGGCCCGGTTCGTCGTGATCGGCTCGGGCGGCCTGGCCGAACTCGGCGGCCTCGATCTGGACGCGGCGCTTGTCGAACACCTCGGCGGCGTACTGGATCCGCAGGTGGGTCGCCAGTTGGCGGCACCGGCGACGCCGGCGCAGTGGCGCAACCGGCGGCAGTTCTGGGACGACGTACGGGGTGCCAAGGAGATGCTGTCCCGGTCGTCGTCGGCGCCGGTCGCCGTACCGGGGGTGGACCGGGCGGTGCACCTGACCCGCGACGAGTTGGAGCGGGTCGCCACCCCGCTGATCCGCCGGGGTGTGCTGGAGGCGGCGCGGGTGATCGACGGCTGTGGGCTCGGCCGTGACCAGCTCGCCGGACTGTTCCTGGTCGGCGGTTCGTCCCGGGTGCCGCTGGTGGCCCGGCTGCTGCACAGTGAGCTGGGCGTCGCGCCGACCGTACTGGAGCAGCCGGAGTTGCCGGTCGCCGAAGGTGCCCTCGCGGAGCTGGCTGCGGTCGCGTCGCCGGCTCCACCCGGCCCGGCCCCGGCTGCGACGCCGGCCGCGCCTGGCCCGGTGTCCCCGGCCGCGCCCGGTCTCGTGCCGCCAGCCGCACCCGGTTTCGTGCCGCCGGCCGCACCCGGCGCGGCCGCGGTGCCGCCGGTCGGCGTGGCCACGGGGCGGGCTGCGCGGTCGAAGCGGCTGCCGTGGCTGGTCGGCGCGGCCTCGCTGGCCCTGGTCGCCGTGGTCGCCGCCACCGTGGTCTACCTGCTGCGGGATCCGGCCCGGCCGATCGAGTTCCGGGCCTTCACCCCGGTCGGTGAAGCGATCCTCGTCGGCGAGGACGCCGACGCCGACTTCACCCAGCTCGTCGCCGGGCGGGCGTACGGCGGCTACCTCCGCGACGACGGCCGCCTCGGGGTCGTCGCCATCGATCCGGCCACCGGCGAGAAACGGTGGGACGTCGCCACGACGGTGCGGTCCGACCGGTGGGCGGGCCTGCGGGCCACCCCGGACGCGCTGATCGCCGTCGCCGACGGGTTGAGCAGCGAGCCCCGGCCGGTCGCGGTGCTCGATTCCGACGACGGCCGGCAACGGTGGGACTTCGCGATCACCGGCGACGACCAGCTTTTCGTCTTCGACGACGTCCTCGTCTGGTCGGACGTGGCCGGTGCCCAGCTGGTCGGGCTGGACCTGGCCGACGGAACCGAACGCTGGTCGCACGCCAACCCGGCCGACCAGTACGGCGACACCGACACGGCGGTGTATCCGGCGGTCAGCGCTGTCGACCTGACCGGGCCGGCCGGGTTCGACGGGCTGTCCACCGCACCGGACCACGGCGACGACCGGCGGTTGGCGCAGATCACCGCGACCCGGCAGGTACGGGTGTTCGACGCGGCCAGCGGCGAACTGCTCGGTGAGCGGCCCAACGTGGCCGCGCCGGCCGACACGGCCATGGTGTACGCCGGCTGGCTGCTGATCGCCGCGTCCGGCAGCGGCTACCGGCTGGCCGCGTACGACCTGTCGACCACCGGTGAGGCGGTCAACCTCTACACCCCGGCGGACGATCAGCGGCGGCTGCAGTCCATGGTGCCCTGCGGTGGGGTGCTGGTCTGTCTGCTGGAGTCGACCGGGTTCAGCGCCGACACCAACGAGCTGGTGGTGATCGACCTGGACGAGCGGGCGCAACGGTGGCGGGTCGACGCGGCCGAGTTCGACGTCGTCGTGCCGGTCGGCGAGCACGTACTGCTGCGCCGCAGCGCCACCGATCACCTGTCGTTGCTGCTCGACGCGTCAGGCACGGAGGTGCTGCGCCGCGACGGTGTCGCGGTCCGCGTCGACGCGGCGAACCTGCTGTGGTTCCGGGAGAACCCGAGCAGTTACGCCGACGATGTGAGCGTGGCCGGCGTGCCGGTGTCGGCCCCGGCCGATCTGCTCGAACTCGGGGTGCTCGGCGACGTGGTGGCCGCAGCCTGTTCCTGGGACCGGTCGGTGATCGTCTGCCCGACCGACGACGGGTTCGTGACGCACCGCTTCGTCGCCGCCTGA
- a CDS encoding LacI family DNA-binding transcriptional regulator, with protein sequence MPATIRDVARACGVHISTVSRTFSAPHLVNPETRSRVLACAEHLGYRPNRAARALITGRTHNIGLIVADIANPFFPPLIKAAESQARHRDYHIFVTDTNEDPAVEEELVHALAKQVDGVLLCSPRMSNSLIEQLSRDVPLVVINRQVTGLPNVVIDVGQGARLAVEHLIGLGHRRIALLGGPRGSWTNREIRRSATAAVRSTDVTLTVLGPNPPTEGGGIAAADQVRRADVTAVLAYNDLMAIGLIEGLDAHGIAVPRDISVVGIDDIALSRLTRPKLTTVATPNAAAGRAAVDMLLQHGDDRRTTAQVTLQTELVIRDSTGPEPHRHADPGDAAAAAPADVAS encoded by the coding sequence GTGCCAGCCACCATTCGAGACGTCGCCCGGGCCTGCGGAGTGCACATCTCCACCGTGTCCCGCACGTTCTCGGCCCCGCACCTGGTCAACCCGGAGACCCGCAGCCGGGTGCTGGCCTGTGCGGAACACCTCGGCTACCGCCCCAACCGGGCGGCCCGCGCGCTGATCACCGGCCGTACGCACAACATCGGGCTGATCGTCGCCGACATCGCCAACCCGTTCTTCCCACCGCTGATCAAGGCGGCGGAGAGCCAGGCCCGGCACCGCGACTACCACATCTTCGTCACCGACACCAACGAGGACCCGGCGGTCGAGGAGGAGCTGGTCCACGCCCTCGCCAAGCAGGTCGACGGGGTGCTGCTGTGCAGCCCCCGGATGAGCAACAGCCTGATCGAGCAGCTCAGCCGGGACGTACCGCTGGTGGTGATCAACCGGCAGGTGACCGGCCTGCCGAACGTGGTGATCGACGTCGGCCAGGGCGCCCGGCTCGCCGTGGAGCACCTGATCGGCCTCGGCCACCGCCGGATCGCCCTGCTCGGCGGCCCGCGCGGCTCATGGACCAACCGGGAGATCCGCCGCTCCGCGACCGCCGCGGTCCGCTCGACCGATGTCACGTTGACCGTGCTCGGCCCCAACCCGCCCACCGAGGGCGGCGGCATCGCCGCGGCGGACCAGGTCCGCCGCGCCGACGTCACCGCCGTCCTGGCCTACAACGACCTGATGGCGATCGGCCTGATCGAAGGGCTCGACGCACACGGGATCGCGGTGCCCCGCGACATCAGCGTGGTCGGCATCGACGACATCGCGCTGAGCCGGCTCACCCGGCCCAAACTGACGACGGTGGCCACACCCAACGCGGCCGCCGGCCGGGCGGCCGTCGACATGCTGCTCCAGCATGGCGACGACCGTCGCACCACCGCCCAGGTAACGCTCCAGACCGAGTTGGTCATCCGCGACTCGACGGGCCCGGAACCGCACCGCCATGCGGACCCGGGCGACGCGGCTGCCGCCGCGCCGGCCGATGTCGCCTCCTAA
- a CDS encoding helix-turn-helix domain-containing protein: MDARGAETAQTLDRGLRLLRLVAEAPGGVSVTEAAGQLGVGRAAVYRLATTLAAHGMLRRDTAGRLRLGAGLLQLARRAQPLLADAALPALRRLAESAGATAHLTVAEGVEAVALAVVEPSWTAFHVAYRTGSRHPVDRGAAGRAILAGRDGTPGPVTSSGELQPGAYGVAAPVLGVPGLEASVGVVAMGTMDVSAIGAQVQATAEAVARLLAGDA; the protein is encoded by the coding sequence GTGGACGCGCGAGGGGCGGAGACGGCGCAGACCCTGGACCGGGGGCTGCGGCTGCTGCGGCTGGTCGCCGAAGCGCCCGGCGGGGTCAGCGTCACCGAGGCCGCCGGGCAGCTCGGGGTCGGCCGGGCCGCCGTCTACCGGCTGGCCACCACGCTGGCCGCGCACGGCATGCTGCGCCGGGACACCGCCGGCCGGCTGCGGCTGGGTGCCGGGCTGCTGCAGCTGGCCCGCCGGGCGCAGCCGCTGCTGGCCGACGCCGCGCTGCCGGCGCTGCGCAGGCTCGCCGAGTCCGCCGGGGCCACCGCCCATCTGACCGTCGCCGAGGGCGTCGAGGCGGTGGCGCTCGCCGTCGTCGAACCCAGCTGGACGGCGTTCCACGTGGCGTACCGGACCGGGTCGCGGCATCCGGTGGATCGCGGGGCCGCCGGGCGGGCGATCCTGGCCGGCCGCGACGGTACGCCCGGACCGGTGACCAGCAGCGGCGAGCTGCAACCCGGCGCGTACGGGGTGGCCGCCCCGGTGCTCGGGGTGCCCGGCCTGGAGGCCAGCGTCGGCGTGGTGGCGATGGGCACCATGGACGTGTCGGCGATCGGCGCACAGGTGCAGGCGACCGCCGAGGCCGTCGCCCGGCTGCTGGCCGGCGACGCGTGA
- a CDS encoding sugar ABC transporter permease encodes MTTKPAPATSTTPPARTVKRRGSAPGASRRHGEGLAGYVFLSPWLLGLMAITAFPMLFSLYLSFTNYDILSSWEFVEWVGFENYWDLFVNDQTFRHSVWVTLLFAFVAVPLKLAAALGVALLLNREVRGVGLFRSLFYLPSLLGGSVALALIWRAMFSGDGAFNDFLALFGITGRPWVNDPAWALETLMVLAIWQFGAPMVIFLAGLKQVPTELYEAASVDGAGKVRQFFNVTLPMLSPVIFFNLVLETINGFQGFTAAFVISNGTGGPVDSTMLYTLYLYEKGFTEFQMGYASALAWVFLIAIGLITVLFFSTGRFWVHYSDGDND; translated from the coding sequence ATGACCACGAAACCCGCCCCGGCCACGAGCACTACTCCCCCGGCCCGCACCGTCAAGCGGCGCGGCAGCGCCCCGGGCGCCAGCCGCCGGCACGGCGAAGGGCTGGCCGGGTACGTCTTCCTCTCCCCGTGGCTGCTGGGGCTGATGGCGATCACCGCCTTCCCCATGCTGTTCTCGCTCTACCTGAGCTTCACCAACTACGACATCCTGTCGTCCTGGGAGTTCGTCGAATGGGTGGGCTTCGAGAACTACTGGGACCTGTTCGTCAACGACCAGACGTTCCGCCACTCGGTGTGGGTCACGCTGCTCTTCGCGTTCGTCGCCGTACCGCTGAAGTTGGCCGCCGCCCTCGGCGTCGCGCTGCTGCTCAACCGTGAGGTCCGCGGCGTCGGGCTGTTCCGCAGCCTGTTCTACCTGCCGTCGCTGCTCGGCGGCAGCGTCGCGCTGGCGCTGATCTGGCGGGCCATGTTCAGCGGCGACGGCGCGTTCAACGACTTCCTCGCCCTGTTCGGCATCACCGGCCGGCCCTGGGTCAACGACCCGGCGTGGGCGCTGGAGACCCTGATGGTGCTGGCCATCTGGCAGTTCGGCGCCCCGATGGTGATCTTCCTGGCCGGGCTCAAGCAGGTGCCGACCGAGCTGTACGAGGCGGCCTCGGTCGACGGTGCCGGCAAGGTCCGGCAGTTCTTCAACGTGACCCTGCCGATGCTCTCCCCGGTGATCTTCTTCAACCTGGTGCTGGAGACCATCAACGGGTTCCAGGGATTCACCGCCGCCTTCGTGATCAGCAACGGCACCGGTGGCCCGGTCGACTCGACCATGCTCTACACGCTGTACCTCTACGAGAAGGGCTTCACCGAGTTCCAGATGGGGTACGCGTCCGCGCTGGCCTGGGTCTTCCTGATCGCGATCGGCCTGATCACGGTGCTGTTCTTCAGCACCGGGCGGTTCTGGGTGCACTACTCGGACGGAGACAACGACTGA
- a CDS encoding extracellular solute-binding protein — MHPATSPTANTPATRAHRTPFGRRRLLRGIAATAVVPLVLGVAACGDDEASTDPDAPVTIEFFWWGGEARAELTEQALDLYEEKNPNVTINPTWQAFTGYYDKLATISAGGNAPDIFQIDDNGLAEYAGRNVTLDLTPFVESGDIDLSNHPESLTQYGQIDGKQVAVAAGENTPALVYDKTKIAEYGMEEPQTGWTYDEFIAWAAELSTKAGGDYWGAMDPSADYKALWLWLRSQGKEFYDGPKLAFTEADLVAWFEMWVDARAKGATPPADIVHEAVGGGVADQLVVTGKGATSFMWSNQLAELGKSTTNELGIVAYPGDPKGQWARASLYWAGSRATDHPEVVADVIDFLANDPEAAAILGVDRGLPSNLDNRETVQAGLDDPYMTATVAFENELIPQMGPAPAPPPQGHGPLRSTLVTVAESVTYGQASPADAAAEFFRQAQATLK, encoded by the coding sequence ATGCACCCCGCTACATCACCGACGGCAAACACGCCTGCCACGCGTGCTCACCGTACCCCCTTTGGTCGACGCCGCCTGCTGCGCGGCATCGCCGCCACGGCCGTCGTGCCGCTGGTCCTCGGCGTCGCCGCCTGCGGCGACGACGAGGCATCGACCGACCCCGACGCCCCGGTCACCATCGAGTTCTTCTGGTGGGGCGGCGAGGCCCGCGCGGAACTCACCGAACAGGCCCTCGACCTGTACGAGGAGAAGAACCCGAACGTCACCATCAACCCGACCTGGCAGGCGTTCACCGGCTACTACGACAAGCTGGCCACCATCTCCGCCGGCGGCAACGCCCCGGACATCTTCCAGATCGACGACAACGGCCTGGCCGAGTACGCCGGCCGCAACGTCACCCTGGACCTGACGCCGTTCGTGGAATCGGGCGACATCGACCTGAGCAACCACCCGGAGAGCCTGACCCAGTACGGGCAGATCGACGGCAAGCAGGTCGCGGTCGCCGCCGGCGAGAACACCCCGGCCCTGGTCTACGACAAGACCAAGATCGCCGAGTACGGGATGGAAGAGCCGCAGACCGGTTGGACGTACGACGAGTTCATCGCCTGGGCGGCCGAGCTGAGCACGAAGGCCGGCGGCGACTACTGGGGCGCGATGGACCCCAGCGCCGACTACAAGGCGCTCTGGCTCTGGCTGCGCTCGCAGGGCAAGGAGTTCTACGACGGGCCGAAGCTGGCCTTCACCGAGGCCGACCTGGTCGCCTGGTTCGAGATGTGGGTCGACGCGCGGGCCAAGGGCGCCACCCCGCCGGCCGACATCGTGCACGAGGCCGTCGGCGGCGGGGTCGCCGACCAGCTGGTGGTGACCGGCAAGGGAGCCACCTCGTTCATGTGGTCCAACCAGCTCGCCGAGCTGGGCAAGTCGACCACCAACGAGCTGGGCATCGTCGCGTACCCCGGCGACCCGAAGGGCCAGTGGGCGCGGGCGTCGCTGTACTGGGCGGGCTCCCGGGCGACCGACCACCCGGAGGTCGTCGCGGACGTCATCGACTTCCTGGCCAACGACCCGGAGGCGGCCGCCATCCTCGGCGTCGACCGGGGCCTGCCATCCAACCTGGACAACCGGGAGACCGTGCAGGCCGGCCTGGACGACCCGTACATGACCGCCACCGTCGCGTTCGAGAACGAGCTGATCCCGCAGATGGGCCCGGCACCCGCGCCGCCACCGCAGGGCCACGGCCCGCTGCGCTCCACCCTGGTCACCGTCGCCGAGAGCGTCACCTACGGCCAGGCCAGCCCGGCTGACGCCGCCGCCGAGTTCTTCCGACAGGCGCAAGCCACCCTGAAGTAG
- the cysS gene encoding cysteine--tRNA ligase, which translates to MTLRLYDTATRSVRDFVPRQPGEVSIYLCGLTVQSAPHIGHLRSGVNYDVLRRWLTHRGLRVTFIRNITDIDDKVLEKAAAAGQPFWSIAYANELVLAAAYRSLNVLPPTYEPRATGHVPEMHQLIELLIERGHAYPAGDGSGDVYFDVASYADYGALSGQRLDAMQPAEDCVGRAKRDPRDFALWKGVKPDEPADAAWPSPWGPGRPGWHIECSAMCWRYLGAEFDIHGGGLDLTFPHHENEIAQSKAAGLPFARYWVHHGLLNLGASKMSKSLGNVIDLGHVAELGVRPAELRYYLTAAHYRSRIDYSDDALRESATAYRRVEGFVQRAVERVGAVAATDVPAAFAAAMDDDLNTSAAFAVLHDEIRDGNNLLAGASASSDADGGADDAVRASLGRVRAMVGVLGLDPLDPAWGDTAPRDELRGAVDALIALALDQRAQARARRDWAAADAVRDQLKQAGIAVEDTPHGPRWTIGEQT; encoded by the coding sequence GTGACGCTCCGCTTGTACGACACCGCGACCCGGTCCGTGCGGGACTTCGTGCCCCGCCAGCCCGGCGAGGTCTCGATCTACCTGTGTGGGCTCACCGTCCAGTCCGCCCCGCACATCGGTCACCTTCGCTCCGGCGTCAACTACGACGTGCTGCGCCGCTGGCTGACCCACCGTGGGCTGCGGGTCACCTTCATCCGCAACATCACCGACATCGACGACAAGGTGCTGGAGAAGGCGGCCGCCGCCGGTCAGCCGTTCTGGTCGATCGCGTACGCCAACGAACTGGTGCTGGCCGCCGCGTACCGGTCGCTGAACGTGCTGCCGCCGACGTACGAGCCGCGCGCCACCGGGCACGTGCCGGAGATGCACCAGCTGATCGAGCTGCTGATCGAGCGCGGCCACGCCTACCCGGCCGGCGACGGCAGCGGCGACGTCTACTTCGACGTCGCCTCGTACGCCGACTACGGCGCCCTGTCCGGGCAGCGCCTCGACGCGATGCAGCCGGCCGAGGACTGCGTCGGGCGGGCCAAACGCGACCCGCGTGACTTCGCCCTGTGGAAGGGCGTCAAGCCGGACGAGCCCGCCGACGCGGCCTGGCCGTCGCCGTGGGGTCCGGGCCGGCCCGGCTGGCACATCGAGTGCTCGGCGATGTGCTGGCGCTACCTGGGTGCCGAGTTCGACATCCACGGCGGCGGGCTGGATCTGACCTTCCCGCACCACGAGAACGAGATCGCCCAGTCGAAGGCGGCCGGGCTGCCGTTCGCCCGCTACTGGGTGCACCACGGGCTGCTCAACCTGGGTGCGTCGAAGATGAGCAAGTCGCTGGGCAACGTCATCGACCTCGGCCACGTCGCCGAGCTCGGGGTACGCCCGGCCGAGTTGCGCTACTACCTGACCGCCGCGCACTACCGGTCCCGCATCGACTACTCCGACGACGCGCTGCGGGAGAGCGCGACGGCGTACCGGCGGGTCGAAGGGTTCGTGCAGCGGGCGGTGGAACGGGTCGGCGCGGTCGCCGCGACCGACGTGCCGGCGGCGTTCGCCGCCGCGATGGACGACGACCTGAACACGTCGGCGGCGTTCGCGGTGCTGCACGACGAGATCCGCGACGGCAACAACCTGCTGGCCGGCGCGAGCGCGAGCTCCGATGCCGACGGCGGTGCTGACGACGCGGTCCGGGCCAGCCTCGGCCGGGTCCGCGCCATGGTGGGCGTGCTCGGCCTGGACCCGCTCGACCCGGCGTGGGGCGACACCGCCCCCCGCGACGAACTGCGCGGCGCCGTCGACGCGCTGATCGCCCTCGCCCTCGACCAGCGGGCGCAGGCCCGCGCCCGGCGCGACTGGGCCGCCGCCGACGCGGTGCGTGACCAGCTCAAGCAGGCCGGGATCGCGGTCGAGGACACCCCGCACGGACCCCGATGGACCATTGGAGAGCAGACCTGA